A single Paraburkholderia sp. FT54 DNA region contains:
- a CDS encoding cupin domain-containing protein produces MPKRPTDHPADVASARNSSPASKSALPVLPPSPDTPTPLLGNLTPSQFMRRYWQKKPLLIRQAIPNVEAPLSRDEFFELADQDEVEARLITHFRNKWQLEHGPFAPDELPSVKQRAWTLLVQGVDLHDDRARALLDRFRFVPDARLDDLMISYASDGGGVGPHFDSYDVFLLQVKGKRRWRISAQKDLTLQAGLPLKVLQNFQPEEEWLLEPGDMLYLPPHIAHDGIAEGECMTCSIGFRAPSVGELTAQFLYHLAERGESAGRPGALYRDPQQPAVERPAELPAALVERVGAILAGIEWKKQDIASFLGTYLSEPKPSVVYDPPQRPLNEARFIAQASKSGIRLDRKTNLLYNRRFFFVNGEETSFDSAKKWLFDLANHRCMSAKRFVTLSHDSSVTARLHEWYCAGWIQVGELA; encoded by the coding sequence ATGCCCAAGCGGCCCACTGACCACCCGGCCGACGTAGCTTCGGCACGGAATTCATCGCCGGCTTCAAAGTCGGCTCTTCCGGTTCTCCCGCCCTCGCCAGACACGCCGACACCGCTGCTCGGCAATCTGACGCCGTCGCAATTCATGCGCCGCTACTGGCAGAAAAAGCCGCTGCTGATTCGCCAGGCGATCCCGAACGTCGAGGCGCCGCTCTCGCGCGACGAATTTTTCGAGCTGGCCGATCAGGACGAAGTCGAAGCACGTCTGATCACGCATTTCCGCAATAAATGGCAGCTGGAGCACGGGCCGTTTGCGCCTGACGAACTGCCTTCGGTGAAGCAGCGCGCATGGACGCTGCTCGTGCAAGGCGTGGATCTCCACGACGATCGCGCGCGCGCCTTGCTGGACCGCTTCCGCTTCGTGCCGGACGCGCGTCTCGATGACCTGATGATCTCGTATGCAAGCGACGGCGGCGGCGTGGGCCCCCACTTCGATTCCTACGATGTGTTTCTTTTGCAAGTAAAAGGCAAGCGGCGTTGGCGCATCAGCGCGCAGAAAGATCTGACACTGCAAGCCGGTTTGCCTTTGAAAGTTTTACAGAATTTCCAGCCCGAAGAGGAATGGCTGCTGGAGCCGGGCGACATGTTGTACCTGCCGCCGCACATCGCGCACGACGGCATCGCCGAAGGCGAATGCATGACCTGCTCGATCGGTTTTCGCGCGCCTTCCGTGGGCGAATTGACCGCGCAGTTCCTCTACCATCTGGCGGAACGCGGCGAGTCGGCGGGCCGGCCAGGCGCGCTTTATCGTGATCCGCAGCAGCCTGCCGTGGAGCGTCCGGCCGAGCTGCCCGCGGCGTTGGTCGAAAGGGTTGGCGCAATCCTTGCTGGCATCGAATGGAAAAAGCAGGATATTGCGTCGTTCCTTGGTACGTATCTCAGCGAACCGAAACCGAGTGTCGTCTATGATCCGCCGCAAAGGCCGCTTAATGAAGCACGTTTCATCGCTCAGGCATCGAAGTCAGGTATTCGGCTGGACCGCAAGACTAATTTGTTGTACAACCGCCGTTTTTTCTTCGTAAATGGAGAGGAAACGTCATTCGATAGCGCAAAAAAGTGGTTGTTTGACCTCGCAAATCACCGCTGTATGAGTGCGAAACGCTTTGTAACACTCTCACACGATTCGTCGGTGACAGCACGGCTACACGAGTGGTATTGTGCGGGCTGGATACAAGTGGGCGAGCTTGCGTAA
- a CDS encoding peptidylprolyl isomerase: MKIAKNTVVSVAYKLSDAQGNLIEESDEPMVYLHGGYDGTFPKIEEELDGHEAGFETQIQLEPQDAFGEYDPDLVKIEPRDRFPEPLEVGMQFEGTPEEGDEDLDSLVYVVTDVAEDKVVLDGNHPLAGMALRFALTVKDVRPATEDEIQHEHAHGADGLEVLDDDEDDEEDKSGPTLH, from the coding sequence ATGAAAATCGCAAAGAACACCGTCGTGTCAGTCGCTTACAAGCTGTCGGATGCGCAGGGCAATCTGATTGAAGAAAGCGACGAGCCGATGGTCTATCTGCACGGCGGCTATGATGGCACGTTCCCCAAGATCGAGGAAGAGCTCGACGGCCACGAGGCCGGTTTCGAGACCCAGATCCAGCTTGAGCCGCAAGACGCGTTCGGTGAGTACGACCCCGATCTCGTGAAGATCGAGCCGCGTGATCGCTTCCCGGAACCGCTCGAAGTCGGCATGCAATTCGAAGGCACGCCGGAAGAAGGCGACGAGGATCTCGATTCGCTCGTCTACGTGGTGACCGATGTCGCGGAAGACAAAGTCGTGCTCGACGGCAACCATCCGCTCGCCGGCATGGCGCTGCGTTTTGCGTTGACCGTCAAAGACGTGCGTCCGGCGACTGAAGACGAAATCCAGCACGAACACGCGCATGGCGCCGACGGCCTCGAAGTTCTCGACGACGACGAGGACGACGAAGAAGACAAGTCAGGGCCCACGCTGCACTGA
- the mutS gene encoding DNA mismatch repair protein MutS — MGIQTAAANDVAQHTPMMQQYLRIKADHPGTLVFYRMGDFYELFFDDAEKAARLLDLTLTQRGASAGNPIKMAGVPHHAVEQYLAKLVKLGESVAICEQIGDPATSKGPVERKVVRVVTPGTLTDAALLSDKSDVYLMAMCVAHNRRGVATSVGLAWLNLASGALRLAEVAPDQVAAALERIRPAEILVADTPSDPASWTPPVNAGALTRVPVWHFDVTSGTQRLCDQLEVAGLDGFGAHSLTCACGAAGALLLYAAATQGQQLRHVRSLKVEYESEYIGLDPATRRNLELTETLRGTESPTLCSLLDTCCTTMGSRLLRHWLHHPPRESAVAQARQQAIGALLDAPPGASVDALRGALRQISDIERITGRLALLSARPRDLSSLRDTFIALPELRTQLAAVSPNADSLARIDASLEPPQACVELLKRAVAQEPSAMVRDGGVIARGYDAELDELRDISENCGQFLIDLETRERARTGIGNLRVEYNKVHGFYIEVTRGQTDKVPDDYRRRQTLKNAERYITPELKTFEDKALSAQERALARERSLYDALLQALLPFIPDCQRVASALAELDLLAAFGERARALDWVAPTFSANTGIEIEQGRHPVVEAQVEQFIANDCTLTPDRKLLLITGPNMGGKSTFMRQTALIALLAYVGSYVPARRAAFGPIDRIFTRIGAADDLAGGRSTFMVEMTEAAAILNDATPQSLVLMDEIGRGTSTFDGLALAWAIARHLLAHNGCHTLFATHYFELTQLPAEFPQAANVHLSAVEHGHGIVFLHAVSEGPANQSYGLQVAQLAGVPNAVIRAARKHLAHLEQQSAAQPAPQLDLFAAPMPMLLEDADDERDDAKAESPASPAMQALVERLRGIDPNDLRPREALDLLYELHELAAAPDADH, encoded by the coding sequence ATGGGCATTCAAACCGCAGCGGCCAACGACGTCGCACAACACACGCCTATGATGCAGCAGTATCTGCGCATCAAGGCGGACCATCCGGGCACGCTGGTGTTCTACCGGATGGGCGACTTCTACGAACTCTTTTTCGACGACGCGGAAAAAGCGGCACGTCTGCTCGATCTGACACTCACGCAGCGTGGCGCGTCCGCGGGCAATCCGATCAAGATGGCCGGCGTGCCGCATCACGCGGTGGAACAGTATCTGGCGAAGCTGGTTAAGCTCGGCGAATCGGTCGCGATTTGCGAGCAGATCGGCGACCCCGCTACGTCGAAGGGTCCGGTCGAGCGCAAAGTGGTGCGCGTGGTCACGCCGGGCACGCTCACGGACGCCGCGCTGCTGTCCGACAAGAGCGACGTCTATCTGATGGCCATGTGCGTCGCGCATAACCGTCGCGGCGTCGCGACAAGCGTCGGCCTTGCGTGGCTGAATCTGGCGAGCGGCGCGTTGCGCCTCGCTGAAGTCGCGCCCGACCAGGTGGCGGCTGCGCTCGAGCGCATTCGTCCCGCGGAAATTCTGGTGGCCGACACGCCCAGCGACCCGGCGAGCTGGACGCCGCCGGTCAATGCGGGCGCCCTCACCCGCGTGCCGGTCTGGCACTTCGATGTCACCTCGGGCACGCAGCGCTTGTGCGATCAGCTGGAAGTGGCGGGCCTCGACGGCTTCGGCGCGCATTCGCTGACATGCGCATGCGGCGCGGCCGGCGCGTTGCTGCTGTATGCCGCCGCCACGCAAGGCCAGCAATTGCGTCACGTGCGCAGCCTGAAGGTCGAATACGAATCCGAATATATTGGCCTCGATCCCGCCACGCGCCGCAACCTCGAACTCACCGAAACCCTGCGCGGCACCGAATCGCCCACGCTGTGTTCGCTGCTCGATACCTGCTGCACGACCATGGGCAGCCGTCTGCTGCGTCACTGGCTACATCATCCGCCGCGCGAATCGGCGGTGGCGCAGGCGCGTCAGCAGGCCATCGGCGCATTGCTCGATGCGCCACCGGGCGCGAGCGTCGACGCGTTGCGCGGCGCGTTGCGGCAGATCTCGGACATCGAGCGGATCACCGGGCGTCTCGCGCTGCTGTCAGCACGGCCGCGCGATCTGTCGAGTCTGCGCGATACCTTCATTGCCTTGCCCGAGTTGCGAACGCAACTCGCCGCCGTCTCGCCGAATGCGGATTCGCTGGCACGCATCGACGCCTCGCTGGAACCGCCGCAAGCCTGCGTCGAGCTGCTCAAGCGCGCGGTCGCGCAGGAACCGTCGGCGATGGTGCGCGACGGCGGCGTGATCGCGCGCGGCTACGATGCGGAACTGGACGAGCTGCGGGATATTTCGGAGAACTGCGGGCAGTTCCTGATCGACCTCGAGACACGCGAGCGCGCGCGCACGGGCATCGGCAATCTGCGCGTCGAGTACAACAAGGTGCACGGCTTCTATATCGAAGTCACGCGCGGTCAAACCGACAAGGTGCCCGACGATTATCGCCGCCGCCAGACGCTGAAGAACGCCGAGCGCTACATCACGCCGGAACTGAAAACGTTCGAGGACAAGGCGCTCTCCGCGCAGGAACGCGCGCTCGCCCGCGAACGCTCGCTCTACGACGCGCTGCTGCAGGCGCTGCTGCCCTTCATCCCGGATTGTCAGCGGGTCGCTTCGGCGCTCGCCGAACTCGATCTGCTGGCGGCCTTCGGCGAGCGCGCCCGCGCGCTCGATTGGGTCGCGCCCACGTTCTCGGCGAACACCGGGATCGAAATCGAACAAGGACGGCACCCGGTGGTCGAGGCGCAGGTCGAGCAGTTCATCGCCAACGACTGCACGCTCACGCCCGATCGCAAACTGCTGCTGATCACCGGCCCGAACATGGGCGGTAAATCGACCTTCATGCGGCAGACCGCGCTGATCGCGCTACTCGCCTACGTGGGTAGCTACGTACCGGCGCGCCGCGCCGCCTTCGGGCCGATCGATCGCATCTTCACGCGCATCGGCGCAGCGGACGACCTCGCCGGCGGCCGCTCCACCTTCATGGTCGAGATGACCGAAGCCGCCGCGATCCTGAACGACGCCACGCCGCAAAGCCTCGTGTTGATGGACGAGATCGGCCGCGGCACGTCCACGTTCGACGGGCTCGCGCTGGCGTGGGCCATCGCGCGGCACCTGCTCGCGCACAATGGCTGCCATACGCTGTTTGCCACGCACTACTTCGAACTGACGCAGTTGCCGGCGGAATTTCCGCAGGCGGCCAACGTGCATCTGTCGGCGGTGGAACACGGGCATGGCATCGTGTTCCTGCACGCAGTCAGCGAAGGTCCGGCGAATCAGAGCTACGGTCTGCAGGTCGCGCAACTCGCTGGCGTGCCGAACGCGGTGATTCGCGCGGCGCGCAAGCATCTCGCGCATCTCGAACAGCAGTCCGCCGCGCAACCCGCGCCGCAACTCGATCTGTTCGCCGCCCCCATGCCGATGCTGCTCGAAGACGCCGACGACGAGCGCGACGATGCCAAGGCGGAATCGCCGGCGTCGCCCGCCATGCAGGCACTCGTCGAGCGTCTGCGCGGCATCGACCCGAACGATCTGCGGCCACGCGAAGCACTCGATCTGCTGTACGAACTGCACGAACTGGCCGCCGCGCCGGATGCGGATCATTGA
- the lplT gene encoding lysophospholipid transporter LplT: protein MKKGFYTIIAAQFVSSLADNALLIAAIALLSVIRSAAWVTPLLQIFFTVSYVLLAPFVGAFADSMQKRHVMFISNALKASGCLMMIAGVHPMIAYGVVGFGAAAYSPAKYGILTELLPAEKLVQANAWLESATVLSTIVGTMVGGALISTFADKFVAHAHLPLIRSSADLAMFATMVTYAIAAAINIFIPDTGARYENRLSEPKKLVGDFYHCFNVLWADKLAQIALWVTTLMWGGAVTLQLLVLKWANVNLGLSLSKAAVMQGVTGLGIAVGAAAAAALIPLRKSLRVLPVGILTGAVAIAMAFYNKDLFPPGSGIRIGTYVLPFYILLAYPLMILLGALSGFFIVPMNAILQHRGATLLSAGHSIAVQNFNQNLAVLLMLGAYALLLTAKMPAQWIIVVFGTFITFMMWLAKRRSAVNERTVDMRVMVEE, encoded by the coding sequence TCGTCGCTTGCAGATAATGCACTGTTGATCGCAGCCATCGCGCTGCTCTCCGTGATTCGCTCGGCCGCCTGGGTCACGCCGCTGCTGCAGATTTTCTTTACCGTGTCGTATGTGCTGCTCGCGCCGTTCGTCGGCGCGTTCGCCGACTCGATGCAAAAGCGGCACGTCATGTTCATCTCCAACGCGTTGAAGGCGAGCGGCTGCCTGATGATGATCGCGGGCGTTCATCCGATGATTGCATACGGCGTGGTCGGCTTCGGCGCGGCCGCATATTCGCCGGCCAAATACGGCATCCTCACGGAACTGCTGCCCGCGGAAAAACTCGTTCAGGCGAACGCGTGGCTCGAATCGGCCACCGTGCTGTCGACCATCGTCGGCACGATGGTGGGCGGCGCGCTGATCAGCACCTTCGCGGATAAGTTCGTCGCGCATGCGCATCTGCCGCTGATCCGCTCCTCCGCCGATCTCGCCATGTTCGCAACCATGGTGACTTATGCGATCGCCGCCGCGATCAACATTTTCATTCCCGACACCGGCGCGCGTTATGAGAACCGCCTGAGCGAACCGAAGAAACTGGTCGGCGACTTCTATCATTGCTTCAACGTGCTGTGGGCCGACAAACTCGCGCAGATCGCGCTGTGGGTGACCACCCTGATGTGGGGCGGCGCGGTCACGCTGCAATTGCTGGTGCTCAAATGGGCCAACGTGAATCTCGGGCTGTCGCTCTCGAAGGCGGCGGTCATGCAAGGCGTCACGGGGCTCGGCATCGCGGTCGGCGCCGCAGCCGCGGCCGCGCTGATTCCGTTGCGCAAATCGCTGCGCGTGTTGCCGGTCGGCATTCTGACCGGCGCGGTGGCGATCGCCATGGCGTTCTACAACAAGGATCTGTTCCCGCCGGGTTCAGGCATTCGCATCGGCACCTACGTGCTGCCGTTCTACATTCTGCTCGCCTATCCGCTGATGATCCTGCTCGGCGCGCTCTCGGGCTTTTTCATCGTGCCGATGAACGCGATTCTTCAGCATCGCGGCGCGACGCTGCTGTCCGCCGGGCATTCGATCGCGGTGCAAAATTTCAACCAGAATCTCGCCGTGCTGCTGATGCTCGGGGCCTACGCGCTGCTGCTCACGGCGAAGATGCCGGCGCAGTGGATCATCGTCGTGTTCGGCACCTTCATCACCTTCATGATGTGGCTGGCAAAACGGCGTAGCGCGGTGAATGAACGCACGGTGGATATGCGGGTCATGGTGGAAGAATGA